From the Lactobacillus sp. PV034 genome, the window CGTTGGTTAAGAAAAATAATATCTGTAAAACTTTTACTTTTCAAGAGTTGTTTTTGGCGTACTTGCTTATCATACTCATCAATCCAGGAAAGTGCAACATCACTAATTGGAATCAATCTTTCTTTTGATCCTTTTCCTAGTACTTTAATCAACTTAAGTTCTTGGTGCAAGTCACTCATTTTCAAATTTATAAGCTCACTCACACGCATTCCAGTCGCATATAAGGTCTCTAAGATAGCTCGATCTCTTAACCCACCACTTTTTTCTACTTGAGGTTGAGCTAGTAATTGATCAACTTCTGCTTCACTTAGGGCTAAAGGTAGTCTTTTTTCTTGCTTAGGAGCATCAACTTTTACCAATGGATCGCGCTCAATTAGGTCCTGACGCAAAAGCCATTGATAAAATTTTCTCAAACTAGAAACCATGCGACTAATAGAAGAGGTCGCCTTACCTTGATCACGAAGTTTTCCTAAGAATAAATCAACCTCAACTGCATCTACTTCCCAGATAGATTGTTGTTCTAACAATAAGAAATTCAAGTACTCGTTGAGATCTTGGCGATATGAAGCAATTGTATTATCACTTAATCCACGTTCTACTTGAGCGTAGCGAAGATAATCTGCCAGATTATCTTGTAACGTCGTCATTTTCCTTTTCACTACTTTCATTTAAACTTATTGTTCCAGCATCTTTATCTTCTGTAATTAATCCCGCTTTTAAGAGATGGCCCAAAGCACGTTTAAAGGCTGATTTCGAAATACCAAAATGTTGCTTAATATCACTGGCATTACTCTTATCATAGAAGGGCAAAGTCTTTGTTGCTTCACGACGTAAACTCATTAAAATCATCTGTGCATCATCGTCAATTTCTTCATGTGCACGAGGTAATACACTCATATTAAGGCGACCATATTGACTCACACCAATTACGCGTCCCTTTACCTTTTCTCCTAATCTTAATGGTCTAAATGTTTCTGAATTGTGAACAAAAGCCAGATAATATTGGTCCGTAATCAAAAATGCACCTATTTCATAGGTTTTGTATACAGTCCCCATTAAATTTTTATTTTCTAGATTAGAAGGAAAATTAGCAGCCAATTGTTCAAAAATGTTTTCGTCAGCCATTTTAGCCCAAATACGTTCTTTTTCATCTGTTTCAAGACGCACTAATACGCGATCATCTTTACGAGGCCATAATTCTTTATCAAGTGGTAAATCATCCAAAGAAATTACTACATCTTTATCATTTAAACCCACATCCACAAAGACACCTAAATCACGTCTTACTTCAGTGACAGTTCCCCAACCATACTGATCTTTTTGAGCAAAGGGATAAAATTGCGTCATTTCTTTTTTACCATCTTTATTTTCATAAATGAAACCTTGAACGGTATCACCCAGTTTAATTGGATCATCTTGAGTAATTTCTAATTTTTTTAATTCAAAAGTAAGACCATTAACTTGGACATAATATGCATCCGTGTTTTTATCTATTACTTTACCTTTAGTAATTTCTCCTAACATTTTCTTCCTCACTTCTTTTTACTTCTGTAGCCTAGTATAAGGTAAAAAGGCTAGAAAAGGCAAAAAATAGCCAGCTTACGCTGACTATTTTTCCAATATATTTAACTTAATTATTTAACTTTTCTGATAGTCATTAAGTTAGTCTTACCACTTTCACCTAATGGTAAACCAGCAACGATGATAATGTCATCTCCAGCTTCTGCAAGACCATTTTCTTTAGCTAATTTCATAGCTTGGTCAAGAGCAGCATCAGTATCTGCAGGCTTATTAGTAAGAACTGGGTCTACACCCCATACAATACCTAATGAGTGTTGTACCTTTTCGTCAAATGTCATAGCAAGAATGTTTGCATTTGGACGGTACTTAGAAATCATACGAGCAGTGTAACCTGAAGCAGTAATAGTAACGATAGTCTTAATACCTAATTCTTCAGCAGTTCTAACTACTGATTCACCAATAGCTTCAGTAATGTTTGAACCCTTGTAAGCTTCAAATCTTTGAAGTGCTAAAGTGTTACGGTCATCAAGCATTTGCTTTTCAGTACGTTCATCAATTTCAGCCATTGCTTGAACAGCCTTAACTGGGTAAAGACCGTTTGCTGATTCACCTGAAAGCATAGTTGCATCAGTACCATCTAAAACAGCGTTAGCAACGTCAGAAACTTCGGCACGAGTTGGACGTGGGTTTTCTTGCATTGAGTCAAGCATTTGAGTAGCAGTAATAACTGGCTTACCTAAAGCGTTACACTTTCTGATGATATCTTTTTGAACAAATGGAACGTTCATAAATGGAATTTCAACACCCATGTCACCACGAGCAACCATAATACCATCTGAAACTTCTAAGATTTCATCAATGTTATCGATACCTTCTTGGGATTCAATCTTAGGGAAGATCTTAACGTATTCACAGTTACCTTCCTTAAGTAAATTACGGATATCTAAAACATCTTGTGCTTTACGTACGAATGAAGCTGAAATGAAGTTAATACCTTGCTTCATACCAAACTTAATGTCATCAGTATCTTTTTCAGTGATACCTGGAAGGCGAATTTCAACACCAGGAGCGTTAACACCCTTCTTAGAACCAATTACACCAGTATTTTGTGCTTCACAAACAAGTTCACGGTTTGCGTCATCCTTGTCAAGGATAAGTAAGTCAACTAAACCATCATCGATTAATACGTGGCCACCCTTTTTGGTATCATCGTATAAACCATCGTAGGTAACGTAGATCTTATCCTTGTCACCCTTCTTAGTAGCGTCCATAGAAATTCTAATCTTGTCACCAGTATTAAGAGTGAACTTACCATCTTTTTGTTCAGTAGTTCTGATTTCAGCACCCTTAGTATCAAGGTCAATGCCAAGTAAAATACCAGTTTGCTTTTCAACATCACGAACCATTTGCATACGAGCTGCGTGTTCTTCGTGGTCACCGTGTGAGAAGTTAAAACGGAATACGTTTGCACCAGCTTTAGCTAATTCAGTAACAGTTTCAATATCATTTGAGGCTGGTCCTAAAGTACTAACAATTTTAGTTTTCTTCATTTGAAAAAATCTCCTACTTAAAAATATAAAATCAAAAACTACCTAACCTATTTAGCTAAGTCTTTGTTTAATGAGTATAATGACAAATTACCTTGGTGTTTTGCATCAAACAAGTCAAGCATGTCGTGGTGAGTTAACTTATTACCTTGGATACCAACGGCTAAGCCGCCTTTACCTTCTAGTAATAATTTAACAGCATATGCACCCATTTCGCTTGCTAAAACGCGATCACGAGTAGTTGGGCTACCACCACGTTGCATATGTCCTAAAACATTTGCACGAGCATCAAAATCACCATATTGAAGCAATTCTTTAGTAAATTTATCAGCATCCATAACACCTTCTGCTAAAACTACTAAACCATGCTTCTTACCATTTGCAAAACCTTGTTTTAAAGTTTCTGCAATTTCTTTAATATCATATGGTTCTTCTGGAATAACAATAGCGTCCGCACCAGTTGCAACTCCAACATGAAGTGCAATATCACCACAATCACGACCCATAACATTTACAACAAAGACACGTTGGTGACTTGTTGCAGTATCACGAATCTTATCAATTGCATCCATTGCAGTGTTACATGCGGTATCAAATCCGATTGTATAATCTGTATATGGAATATCGTTATCAATTGAACCAGGAAGACCAACTGCATTATAACCATGCTCAGTTAATCTCAATGCCCCATGATATGATCCGTCTCCACCAATTACGACTAATGCTTCAATACCATGCTTCTTTAATTGTTCGATTCCCTTTAATTGAGTTGCTTCTTCAGCAAACTCTGGAAAACGAGCTGAATAAAGAAAAGTACCACCAC encodes:
- the xerD gene encoding site-specific tyrosine recombinase XerD → MTTLQDNLADYLRYAQVERGLSDNTIASYRQDLNEYLNFLLLEQQSIWEVDAVEVDLFLGKLRDQGKATSSISRMVSSLRKFYQWLLRQDLIERDPLVKVDAPKQEKRLPLALSEAEVDQLLAQPQVEKSGGLRDRAILETLYATGMRVSELINLKMSDLHQELKLIKVLGKGSKERLIPISDVALSWIDEYDKQVRQKQLLKSKSFTDIIFLNQRGGKLSRQAVWQLLKKYCQTAGITKNVTPHTLRHTFATHLLENGADLRVVQELLGHSDIATTQIYTNLTQKHIMEVYRKTHPRA
- a CDS encoding S1 RNA-binding domain-containing protein, with the translated sequence MLGEITKGKVIDKNTDAYYVQVNGLTFELKKLEITQDDPIKLGDTVQGFIYENKDGKKEMTQFYPFAQKDQYGWGTVTEVRRDLGVFVDVGLNDKDVVISLDDLPLDKELWPRKDDRVLVRLETDEKERIWAKMADENIFEQLAANFPSNLENKNLMGTVYKTYEIGAFLITDQYYLAFVHNSETFRPLRLGEKVKGRVIGVSQYGRLNMSVLPRAHEEIDDDAQMILMSLRREATKTLPFYDKSNASDIKQHFGISKSAFKRALGHLLKAGLITEDKDAGTISLNESSEKENDDVTR
- the pfkA gene encoding 6-phosphofructokinase, which codes for MKRIGILTSGGDAPGMNAAIRAVTRTAIANGLEVFGIRYGYAGLVAGDIFQMTSATVADKIGRGGTFLYSARFPEFAEEATQLKGIEQLKKHGIEALVVIGGDGSYHGALRLTEHGYNAVGLPGSIDNDIPYTDYTIGFDTACNTAMDAIDKIRDTATSHQRVFVVNVMGRDCGDIALHVGVATGADAIVIPEEPYDIKEIAETLKQGFANGKKHGLVVLAEGVMDADKFTKELLQYGDFDARANVLGHMQRGGSPTTRDRVLASEMGAYAVKLLLEGKGGLAVGIQGNKLTHHDMLDLFDAKHQGNLSLYSLNKDLAK